A stretch of DNA from Granulicella pectinivorans:
GGGATGGCGTCTGACAACAGACCGGTTGCGAACTACAGGGTGGACTCGATCTCAAAACCCCAGGCCTCGAGCAGCGCCTCCGGGATGTACTTCGAGTTCTTGTTACGGCGTGCCCACTCCCGCAGACGGGTCGACCGGATGTACTGGTCGGGCGTCAACTTGTACTCTTTCACCACCTGTTCAAAGGAGGTGACGGTCGGGACAACCGGGCCGATCGGCTCGGGCTTGCCCCAGTTCGGATTTCCACGACGCTTCGCCATACTAAATTTCCCCTCAGATAATCTGCCGGTTACTCTCGGCCGTACAACACATTTGGACGCTATACGCCACAAAATAGTATAACTCGGTTTTGCCCGCGATACCAAACGCGTGCGTGATGAAACTCTAAGTAGAATCAGGACATCAGGAGCGCAACGCATGTTCATTCACGTCTTCGCCTTCCGCTGGCAGCCCGGCGTCACCCCAGCCCAGAAGGAGCAGGTCGCCGCAGCGATTCGCAGTCTTCAGGGACAGATCCCGGGACTGATCGAGACCTTTGTCGGAACGAATCTTTCGCCTCGAGGCCAGGGATATGAGTTTGGTGGAGTGATGAAGTTCGAAGACCAGGCAACGTTTGAACGCTACAACCCCCACCCAGCGCATGCGGCTCTCCTCGGTTGGCTGCTTCCTCTGATTGAGCCCCTGGAATTGGACTTCGAGGTCTAGGCCAAAACGATCAAGTCGTTAAGAGGGTTTCCGGAGCCTGCTGCACCAGTTTCATCAACTGGGCGGCAGGGACGGGATGGCCGAAGAACCAGCCCTGCCCGAGAATTCCGCTGCCGGCCGCACGAAAGTAGTCCGCCTGTTCACGGGTTTCGATGCCTTCGACGACGACGAGAAGACGCAACTTCGACGCCATATCGAGGATCTGTGGCACCACCGATGCGGTTACGGCCTGCGTGCCAACGGTCTGGGTGAAGACGCGGTCGATCTTGATGGCGCCGGCATCCAGTCGATGCAGATAGGCGAGGCTGGAGTATCCGGTGCCGAAGTCGTCGATGTAGACGGTATGCCCGGCTTTCTTAAGCTGGGAGAGCGCCTGGATGGCGGCCTCCTGGTTCACGGTCGAACGTTCGGTCAGTTCCAGCCCGATGGAACGTGCCTTCACGCCAGCGGCTAACATGCTCCGTGCCAGTTGCGGGAGGAAGCGACCATTCATCAGATCCTCTGCCGTGATGTTCAGCGTGATGCGGAAGTCGCTCGTTGCCAGAAGATCCCCGAGTTCCTCGACTGCCTTCCCCAGAACGAGGGTCGTGATCTCTCCGACAAAGCCTCTCTCCTCTGCGATAGAGACGAGGGCTGCCGGCTTCACGGTCTCGCCACGGTCGTTGACCCAGCGGACGAGCGCCTCCGCAGCAACGATCTTTCCGGTGTCGAGGTCCACGACTGGCTGATAGACGAGTGTCAGATCCCCCGTCTTGATGGCTCGTCGCAACTGGCGCTCAAACGACCGCTCGCGCCGATAGATCAACACGGCGATCACGCCGAGGGCGCCTCCGAGAAGCGCACCGCTGGCCAGATACCCCAGCACCAGGCCGCTATTGCCTTCGAGCATAGCACTGCGAGACTCAGAGGCGACGGCGCAAAGCATCCCCTGCTCGGGACAGACCGGCAGGTAGAAGATTCCATCCTTCTCCACCATCCTGCCCGCGATGACCTGGTCGCTGCTGAGTGGTGCAGCATGCCCGAAGGCGGGCACCACAACGCGCGTGTCGCGATCGTAGAGGAGAACGCTGTAAAAGAGCGGCGGTGCATCCAGCACCTTGAACACGAGAGGATTGATCACCTCCGACACGCCAGCCATGTTCGCCACGAAACCGCGCGCGTGGTCGGAGAAGAGGAGCGGTCCGTCGATGTAGAGTTGCGTCGTTCCGATGCTCAAATCCGGGGCAGTATTGCTGGGTGGTACCGAGAGGCGTCCAGCGTTGGTAGAGCAAAGCAGGTGTCCGTTTCGGATGCGGCCAAGATCGCGGACATTGGCCGAACGGTAGACGATCTCCCGCATTAGAGTGAGTTCCTGGTCGGAGCAGAACGAGAGTCCATCGCCGTCCACCGCCGCTTTAACCTGTTCCATATCTTCGGTAAGCTGCTGCTCGCTCTTCAAAAGCCGCTCAGCATAGCGCGCCAGACCCACCTGGCCGTCACGTATCTGGATAGCACGCACGATGGAACCGGCGATGAGGCCGCCCAGCACGGCTCCAAGCACGATCACCAACGTACGTCTGACCAACTGCCACCCCATGAAGTTCCCAACCTTGATTGCACCATCATAGCCCTCTGAATCTGAGTTCGCTTGCTAACATCCAACCAGTATGCAAATTGGAATTGACAGCTTTGCCGCCATCTCGCCCACGATCGCACCTGTCGACCGCATGGCCAATCTTCTGGAAGAGATCTCAGCCGCCGATGTCGCGGGACTGGACCACTTTGGCCTCGGCGAACATCATCGCGCGGAATACCTGGACAGCGCTCCGGCGGTCATCCTGGCAGCGGCTGCGGCGTTGACCAAAACGATCCGGCTGACCAGCGCCGTCACAGTACTCTCTGCTGCCGATCCGGTCCGCGTCTTTCAGGAGTTCGCCACGCTGGACCTGCTCTCGAAGGGCCGGGCCGAGATGGTCGTGGGGCGAGGGTCCTTCATCGAGTCGTTTCCGCTCTTCGGACTGGACACCAGGGACTACGACTCTCTCTTTGAGGAGAAGCTCGATCTTCTTCTGACGCTCCGCGATGAGCCAAGGCCGCACTGGTCGGGGCGGCATCGGCCCGCGCTCAGCGGACAGCCTGTCTTCCCCCGCCCAATGCAGCCATCGATCCCAATCTGGCTCGGTGTCGGCGGAACACCAGCGTCGTTTGCCCGTGCTGGGGCGCTTGGCCTGCCACTGATGGTCGCGATCATCGGGGGAGAGCCGCACCGCTTTCGTCCGCTGATCGATCTTTACTACGAAGCAGGATCCAGGGCCCGCCAGCCGAAGGAGAAGCTTAAGCTCGGGATCCACGCCCTGGGGTATGTGGCCGACACCTACGAGCAGGCCGCGGACGAGTTCTTTCCCGGATACGCGGAGGCGTTCACGAAGATCGGCCAGGAGCGCGGCTGGCCTCCGGTGACGCGCCGTCAGTTCGACGCGCTGCTTGGACCGACCGGCGCACTCATGGTCGGCAGCCCGGAATCGGTCGCAGAAAAGGTTCTGTCGATGCATGAGTCTTTGGGCGGAGTAGCTCGGCTCAGCTTCCAGATGTCCGTGGCGAATCTCCCTCACCGTAAGCTGCTCCGGTCGACGGAACTCCTTGGGTCACGTCTTGCGCCGATCATCCGCAAGGCGCTTCCCGAACAGGCCTAGTGGGCGAGGGCCCCGGTGTAGAACTTATCCATATCCCGCTTCATCTCTTTCAGGGCATCGACGTTCAAGTAGACCATGTGCCCCGCCGGATAGTAGCCGTAGGAGATGTTCTTCGCAATCTTCTCCGGCAACAGCATGTGGTGCAGGTCGTACTCGGTGTTGAAGAACGGCGTAGCGAGGTCAAAGTAGCCGTTGGCTGAAAAGATCTTCAGCTTTGGGTTCTTGCGCATAGCGTCCGAGAGGTCAATCGCGACATCCGGAGAGGTTTGCTCCCCGCCTCGGCCACCGCCTAAAGCACGGTGCTTGAAGTTCCACTCCTGAATAACCCCGGGGCCCGAAAGGTAATAGTTGTCCTGGCTCATGTACTTCAGCTCCTTCACGATGTAGTCGTGGAAGGCTCCGACGTAGGCGCCGGAGATGCCGGTGTCGGACGGATCGAAGCCGGGGGTCTCGCCGGCGGCATCTATGTCGAACCCCGCAAAGCGAGCGTCGTATCGGCCCAGGATCTCTTCGTCGCCGCGCAGGAGTTCCTTGCGGAAGCGCGAGGCATCAATCCTAAGCTTTGCTTCCTTGACGTAGGCAACACTGAGGCCGGTGAGAGCAGCGACCTTCGCGGCAATTGCATCGAACTCTGCCTTGGGCAGCGCGTCTCCCTGCTGGAGCGCGGTAGTGTATGGGCCACGGGCGAACTCCCGAGCCTGTTCCACCCAGTCTGCGAGTGAACCTTTCTTCTGCACCTTGCCGTGGTAGTACCCAATCGCGGCAAATGACGGCAGATAGCCGACCGCCTGGGTATCGTACCCCGGATTCTGCCGGTTGTAGTTCAGCACGGTCGAGAGCAGGGTGACGCCATTAAACTCAATGCCGTCGTTGTTCAGTGCAGCGACAAGACCGGCCGAGCGGGTTGTTCCATACGACTCCCCGAAGAGAAACTTGGGAGAGTTCCAACGCTGATTGACCGTAATCCAGCGCATGATGAACTTCTCGAACGCCTTGATGTCCTCATCCGTTCCCGCGAAGTCCTTCGCCGTACCCTTGCCGACGGCGCGGGAGAAGCCGCAAAGAGGAGCATCGATGAAGACCAGATCCGACTGATTCAAAAGACTATATTCGTTTGGAACGTAGTTGAATGGCGGGCCCCCCGTCGCGTCTGGGCTGGCCGTAATGACGCGCACCGGGCCAAAGGAGCCCATGTGCAGCCAGATGGTCGCCGCGCCTGGGCCTCCGTTATAGAAGAAAGTGACTGGGCGCGTCTTTGCTTCCG
This window harbors:
- a CDS encoding Dabb family protein, producing the protein MFIHVFAFRWQPGVTPAQKEQVAAAIRSLQGQIPGLIETFVGTNLSPRGQGYEFGGVMKFEDQATFERYNPHPAHAALLGWLLPLIEPLELDFEV
- a CDS encoding EAL domain-containing protein; the encoded protein is MVRRTLVIVLGAVLGGLIAGSIVRAIQIRDGQVGLARYAERLLKSEQQLTEDMEQVKAAVDGDGLSFCSDQELTLMREIVYRSANVRDLGRIRNGHLLCSTNAGRLSVPPSNTAPDLSIGTTQLYIDGPLLFSDHARGFVANMAGVSEVINPLVFKVLDAPPLFYSVLLYDRDTRVVVPAFGHAAPLSSDQVIAGRMVEKDGIFYLPVCPEQGMLCAVASESRSAMLEGNSGLVLGYLASGALLGGALGVIAVLIYRRERSFERQLRRAIKTGDLTLVYQPVVDLDTGKIVAAEALVRWVNDRGETVKPAALVSIAEERGFVGEITTLVLGKAVEELGDLLATSDFRITLNITAEDLMNGRFLPQLARSMLAAGVKARSIGLELTERSTVNQEAAIQALSQLKKAGHTVYIDDFGTGYSSLAYLHRLDAGAIKIDRVFTQTVGTQAVTASVVPQILDMASKLRLLVVVEGIETREQADYFRAAGSGILGQGWFFGHPVPAAQLMKLVQQAPETLLTT
- a CDS encoding Atu2307/SP_0267 family LLM class monooxygenase, translated to MQIGIDSFAAISPTIAPVDRMANLLEEISAADVAGLDHFGLGEHHRAEYLDSAPAVILAAAAALTKTIRLTSAVTVLSAADPVRVFQEFATLDLLSKGRAEMVVGRGSFIESFPLFGLDTRDYDSLFEEKLDLLLTLRDEPRPHWSGRHRPALSGQPVFPRPMQPSIPIWLGVGGTPASFARAGALGLPLMVAIIGGEPHRFRPLIDLYYEAGSRARQPKEKLKLGIHALGYVADTYEQAADEFFPGYAEAFTKIGQERGWPPVTRRQFDALLGPTGALMVGSPESVAEKVLSMHESLGGVARLSFQMSVANLPHRKLLRSTELLGSRLAPIIRKALPEQA
- a CDS encoding S10 family peptidase — its product is MRIKTGTWRVTAVAVLASVCGLTVGAQAPSGRTRAVTTTEETKDETSTPVPIESSAVTKHDLTIEGKSIHYTATAGNLLIKDDKEKANGSIFYVAYTEDGAEAKTRPVTFFYNGGPGAATIWLHMGSFGPVRVITASPDATGGPPFNYVPNEYSLLNQSDLVFIDAPLCGFSRAVGKGTAKDFAGTDEDIKAFEKFIMRWITVNQRWNSPKFLFGESYGTTRSAGLVAALNNDGIEFNGVTLLSTVLNYNRQNPGYDTQAVGYLPSFAAIGYYHGKVQKKGSLADWVEQAREFARGPYTTALQQGDALPKAEFDAIAAKVAALTGLSVAYVKEAKLRIDASRFRKELLRGDEEILGRYDARFAGFDIDAAGETPGFDPSDTGISGAYVGAFHDYIVKELKYMSQDNYYLSGPGVIQEWNFKHRALGGGRGGEQTSPDVAIDLSDAMRKNPKLKIFSANGYFDLATPFFNTEYDLHHMLLPEKIAKNISYGYYPAGHMVYLNVDALKEMKRDMDKFYTGALAH